From the genome of Dehalococcoidia bacterium, one region includes:
- a CDS encoding NAD(P)-binding protein, with product MNNGNKNVPAALVVGGGIAGMQAALDIANAGFKVYLVEREPSIGGHMSQFDKVFPTLDCAACVGTPKLVDVGNHPNIELMTYSEVTKVTGSQGNFKVQIRRKPRYVDWKKCTGCGTCSAGCPVVMTNRFDRGLSTRKATYVQFPQAVPNKYLIDKREERPCKAACQDACPVHTNVLGYIKQIAEGRFEDAYKTIRDTNPLPAVCGRICYAPCEKVCNRGQLDEPMAIRELKRAATDRVNIEKLEAPNIKKTGEKVAVIGGGPAGLAAANDLALKGHGVTIFESLPEPGGMLRYGIPEYRLSKETLRQEIGYITKLGVEIRTGVKVGKDISLEQLRKEHDAVFVGTGAQGGMTLGVAGEDQPGVMEGIKFLREMNLGEKVNVRKRVAVIGGGNTALDCARTARRSGAENVKIVYRRSRAEMPAAEEEVKAAEEEGIAIEILANPTRFISENGKLAKIECIRMKLGEPDAGGRPRPIPIQGSEFTIAVDTVITALGQALEVEFLKELGISLSKRGTIEVDPGTGATNVEGIFAGGDVVTGPAYVIDAIAAGKKAARSIDRYLQKEPLKPEETRKQPGKFSQEEIESSKKRFPLRKRLNINEEPAEERVKSFREVSPGYATDAAIQEASRCLAGQIEGCIECRSCERYCLAGAVDFAQKEETVEIEVGAIILATGFDTFDARLKPEFGYGRYPNVITSLELERLCSPSGPTKGKVLINGKEPHNVVFIQCFGSRDKVVGNRYCSRVCCMYTAKQAHYIKYRIHDAKVTVCYIDIRAFGKGYEEFYENVQKEEVIYRKSSVSEVYKKGDKLIVRAEDGLLGEMFEEEADLVVLAVGMVPQPDVLNMTGMLQISQSDDGFFQEVHAKLGPVETKTAGIFMAGCCQGPKDIPDSVTQASGAAGMVCALLSRMTRGNGAS from the coding sequence ATGAACAACGGGAATAAGAACGTGCCAGCAGCGTTGGTAGTGGGCGGGGGTATCGCGGGAATGCAGGCGGCATTGGATATCGCTAACGCCGGATTTAAAGTTTATCTGGTCGAAAGAGAGCCCTCCATCGGAGGGCATATGTCGCAATTCGATAAAGTATTCCCCACTTTGGATTGTGCCGCCTGCGTGGGGACCCCCAAGCTGGTAGATGTAGGTAATCACCCGAACATAGAATTGATGACGTATTCCGAAGTGACGAAAGTTACGGGTAGTCAAGGTAATTTCAAGGTTCAGATCAGAAGAAAACCCAGGTATGTTGATTGGAAGAAGTGTACCGGTTGTGGCACCTGCTCGGCGGGATGTCCGGTGGTGATGACCAATCGATTTGATCGGGGACTGAGCACGAGAAAGGCTACTTATGTCCAGTTCCCGCAAGCGGTTCCCAACAAGTACCTTATCGATAAGAGAGAAGAGCGCCCCTGTAAAGCAGCGTGCCAGGATGCTTGTCCCGTTCATACCAATGTGCTGGGCTATATCAAACAGATTGCGGAGGGTAGATTCGAAGACGCCTACAAGACGATACGGGATACCAATCCTCTCCCTGCTGTTTGCGGGCGAATATGCTACGCTCCCTGTGAAAAAGTCTGTAATCGCGGGCAGCTTGACGAACCTATGGCTATCCGAGAGCTCAAGAGGGCGGCCACTGACCGGGTAAATATCGAGAAATTAGAGGCCCCCAATATTAAGAAGACGGGGGAAAAGGTTGCTGTCATCGGCGGAGGTCCCGCAGGTCTTGCTGCTGCAAACGATCTGGCCCTAAAAGGGCATGGGGTCACCATTTTCGAGTCTCTCCCCGAGCCGGGAGGAATGCTTCGCTATGGAATCCCTGAATACCGTCTTTCTAAAGAGACTTTGCGCCAGGAGATAGGCTACATCACCAAGCTGGGTGTGGAAATAAGGACTGGGGTTAAGGTAGGCAAAGATATCAGCTTAGAACAACTCAGAAAGGAACATGACGCCGTCTTCGTTGGTACAGGAGCGCAGGGTGGAATGACGCTTGGAGTGGCAGGGGAAGATCAGCCTGGCGTCATGGAGGGGATCAAGTTTTTAAGGGAGATGAACCTTGGGGAGAAGGTGAATGTGCGGAAGAGGGTAGCGGTGATCGGTGGAGGCAATACGGCTCTTGACTGTGCCAGGACAGCCAGACGCTCCGGTGCAGAGAATGTCAAAATAGTGTATCGTCGTTCTCGCGCTGAGATGCCGGCTGCAGAAGAGGAAGTGAAAGCGGCGGAAGAAGAAGGAATCGCAATAGAGATTCTGGCTAATCCGACGCGTTTCATATCGGAGAATGGAAAACTCGCCAAGATAGAATGCATCAGGATGAAGCTTGGGGAACCGGATGCGGGAGGCCGACCTCGCCCTATTCCGATCCAGGGCTCAGAGTTCACCATCGCAGTAGACACAGTGATTACGGCACTTGGGCAGGCTCTAGAAGTTGAGTTCCTCAAGGAACTTGGAATCTCGCTCTCCAAGCGTGGCACGATAGAGGTTGACCCTGGAACTGGAGCAACCAATGTCGAGGGAATATTCGCAGGGGGAGATGTGGTCACCGGGCCGGCTTATGTGATTGACGCCATAGCGGCAGGCAAGAAAGCAGCTCGCTCCATCGATCGCTATCTTCAAAAGGAGCCTCTCAAACCCGAAGAAACGAGAAAACAACCGGGCAAATTCTCCCAAGAGGAGATCGAAAGTTCAAAGAAACGCTTTCCTTTGCGTAAGCGCCTGAACATAAATGAGGAGCCTGCAGAGGAGAGGGTTAAGAGTTTCCGTGAGGTTTCCCCGGGTTATGCTACGGATGCAGCAATTCAAGAAGCTTCACGGTGTCTCGCGGGACAAATAGAAGGATGCATCGAATGCCGGTCTTGCGAGAGATACTGCCTGGCTGGCGCCGTAGATTTTGCCCAGAAGGAAGAAACCGTTGAGATAGAGGTGGGTGCCATCATCCTGGCCACTGGATTTGATACCTTTGATGCGCGGCTCAAGCCGGAATTCGGATATGGCCGTTATCCGAACGTCATCACCAGTCTGGAACTGGAAAGGCTCTGCTCTCCATCCGGGCCCACCAAGGGCAAAGTCCTGATCAACGGCAAAGAGCCTCACAATGTGGTGTTCATTCAGTGTTTCGGCTCCCGCGATAAGGTGGTGGGCAATAGATACTGCTCTCGGGTCTGCTGCATGTACACTGCAAAGCAGGCTCATTATATAAAGTATAGGATCCATGACGCGAAGGTCACCGTATGTTATATCGATATCAGAGCCTTCGGCAAGGGCTATGAGGAATTCTATGAAAATGTCCAGAAGGAAGAGGTGATTTACCGCAAGAGTAGCGTCTCGGAGGTCTACAAGAAGGGCGACAAACTGATCGTGAGGGCGGAAGACGGCTTGCTGGGAGAGATGTTTGAGGAAGAGGCCGACCTGGTGGTATTGGCCGTCGGTATGGTGCCGCAGCCGGACGTCCTGAATATGACCGGCATGTTGCAGATTTCTCAGAGCGATGATGGGTTTTTCCAGGAAGTTCATGCCAAGCTGGGGCCGGTGGAGACCAAGACGGCCGGAATCTTTATGGCCGGGTGTTGCCAGGGCCCAAAGGACATACCTGACTCCGTAACTCAGGCAAGCGGTGCGGCTGGAATGGTCTGCGCCCTGCTTTCAAGAATGACAAGAGGAAACGGCGCATCATGA